TTTCTTTTAAAGTCCAATGTTTTTTCATATACTTTCCTACGAAAATAATATTTTATAAAAATTTGAAAAAATTAGAATTTGGAAATTTTAATATTTTTATACATTTATATTGTATAAATTTTTTATTTTAATTAAAAATAAAAATATTTTTTTAAAAATGAAAATAATTTTAATTAAATGTAATTTTTTAATTATCTATATAAAAGTTAAATGTTTCCTTAATTTAGAAAAAATTTTTAAATTTTTAATAGATTTAATAAAATTAATTTATTAAATGCGTATTTTAATAAAGATTTTTTTTAATATTTTTTATTATTCATAAATATTTAAAAAAATAAATTTAATTCTTAATTCTTTTTAAGAAATTATGTAATAAATTTTTTAAATAAGTAATTTTTTAATATAATAAAAATGTTTCAATCCATAAAGGTTCTTTATTAGTTTTTATTTTTTTGATTTTTTTTAAAGATCCACAATTTTTGTTAATTCTATAAATAGAAATTGAATGTGATTTTTGACCAGAGATAATTAAATATTTTCCTTTTTGATCAATATTAAAACTTCTTGGTTGAATTTCAGTATTATATATTTTAATTAATTGTAAAATTCCCGTTTTTTTATTGATTACAAATACAGAAATAGAATTTGATGTTCTTTCACAAGTATATAAAAAGTTTCCACATGGAGAGATATGAATATCAGCAGCCCAATTTTTTTTCAAAGATTTTGGTAAAATATCAATTGTTTGTATTGAATTAAAATTTTTTTCATATAATATTTTTTTTATATCCCATACTTCAATAGTATTATTGAGTTCGTGTAAGACATATAAATATTTTTTGTTCGGATGAATGTCTAAATGTCTAGGACCACTATTTTTTTTAGATTTTAAATAGTATTTTTTTTCTTTATGATTATGAAAATTTTTTATTTTTTCAAAAAATACTTTATCTGATTTCAAAGATGTAAAAAATAAAATTTTGTATTTTTCATGAAAAATAGAAGAATGACAACCTAAAATATTTTTTTTAATTATATATTTTTCTTGTGGGATTCCTTTATCATTTAATTTATGATAGGTAAGACAATTTCCACTATATGAACTGTTAAATAAATATTTTTTAGAAGAATCTAATGAAATATGGTTAGGATTTCCAAATGTTTTTGTTTCATTTATTTTTTTTAATAACCCATCTTTTTGTATTTTATATGTAATAATTCTAGGAATATCTCTGACACCTGCATATATAATTTTTTTTTCATAAAAAATTTTTAATGGTTGTATTTCACTTTTAATATCTATTTGTTGAATTTTTTTAATATTATTTTTATTGAACTGAAATACTTCAATAATATTTTTTCGAGGTAGAGAAATATAAATAATATATTTTTTCATTTTTTTTTTTTATTAAATTTTTTTTAAAATATTATTGTATTTTATAATTGATTTTTTTTTAATTTTAATAAAAATTTTACAATCCATTTAATTTTTTTTGAATCTTTTTTAAATTTTTTATTAAAATGTAAAATATCTTTTTTTAGAAACCAGTATTTTGAATTTTTTTTTAAAAATTTTATGAGCCATTTTATATTAATTTTCTTTGGACAAATAAATTTAATTATTCCGCCTAAAATGTTATATTTAATCGTTTTTATTTGACATTTTTTAGAAATAATTTTGATTTTTGTAATTGATATAAGATTTTTAGCTAATTTAGGTAACTTTCCAAAATTTTTTATTAAATTTAATTTAATTAATTTTAATTCCTGTATCGTACGTGCAGATGATATCTGAAAATAAAAAGATAGTCTTTTATTGACATGTGGAATATAACTTTCTGGTAATATTGCAGGAATTTGTAATTTAATTTCAGTATCTTGGTTTAATAAATCTTGTATTGATTTTTTATTTCCTGTTTTTAAAATTTTAACAGCTTTTTTTAATAAATTCATATATACTTCAATACCAATATTTTTTATATATCCACTTTGTTTGTTTCCTAAGATTTCACCTACTCCTCGAATTTCTAAATCATGATTAGCTAATATAAATCCAGAACTAAAATCTTGAATAGAGCAAATTGATTGTAATCTTTTTTTAGAATTTTTAGATATTTTTTTAACGTTTGAAACTAATAACCATGCGTATGCTTGTTGAGAAGATCTTCCTACTCTTCCACGCAGTTGATGTAATTGTGATAACCCAAAATGATCTGCATTTTCAATGATTATTGTATTAGCTAAAGGTATATCTAATCCATTTTCTATAATTGTTGTACATAAAAGAATATTAAAACGATTATGAGAAAAATCATGAATAATTTTTTTTAATTCTTGTTTTTTCATTTTTCCATGGCCAATTCTAAAATTTCCTTTTGGTATCAGTTTAGATAAATATTTTAATTTTCTTTCAATGTGTTGAACTTTATTATATACGTAATATACTTGTCCTCCTCTATTAATTTCTTTTAAAATAGCTCTTTTAATTATTTTTTTGTTTTTTTTTTTTATAAAGGTTTTTATTAACAATTTTTTATCTGGCGGTGTATTAATAATTGATAAATCACGTATTCCTAAAAGAGACATGTTTAAAGTTCTAGGAATTGGAGTAGCAGTTAAAGTTAATATATCAATGTTATTAAATTTTTGTTTAATATGTTCTTTATGAGATACTCCAAATCTATGTTCCTCATCGATAATTAATAATCCTAAATCATGCCATTTTATTTGATTAAATAAAATTTTATGAGTACCAATAAGAATATTTATTTTTCCTTTTTTAATATTTTTTAAAATAGATTGATGTGTATTTTTTTTTTGAAAACTGGAAAAAACTTCTATTGATATAGAATATTTTGAAAATCTTTCTAGAAAATTTTTATAATGTTGTTGTGCTAATAAAGTTGTTGGTACGAGAATAACAACTTGTTTTTTATTACAACTTGCGATAAAAGCAGCTCGCATTGCTACTTCAGTTTTTCCGAATCCTACATCACCACACACTAAACGATCCATTGGTTTAGAAGAATACATATCATTTAAAACAGAGTTAATAACTTTAGATTGATCTGGTGTAGTTTTGAATGAAAAATCTTTACAAAATTGTAAATATTTTTTTTCATATTTTTTAAAAGAAAAACCTAACTGAGAGGCACGATTAGCATAAATATTCAACAAAATTGATGCATTATCAAAAATTTTTTTAGATATTTTTTGTCGTTCTTTTTTCCAACTTTTCCCTCCTAATCTATGTAAAGGAATTTTGTTTTCATTAATGTTATAATATTTATTAATTAAATGTAATGATGTAACAGGTACATATAATTTATCATTATTAACATATGAAATAATTAAATATTCAGATTTTGTTCCTGCAATTTCTATTGTTGTTAAACCTTTATATCGTCCTATTCCATGTTTAGCATGAATAATTGGTTGATTAATACTTAAATTACATAAATCATTTTTTAATAACGTATTTTTTTTTTTTTTCATAAAATTTAAAAAAAAAGTTTATAAAATCTTTGATTTTTAAAAAATAATTTTACTAAAAAAATTTTAATATATATAGAATATAAAAAATTATTTGATACATAAATTTCAAATATTTAAGATTTTTTTAGCATAATATTCAAAAAATAATTTTTAAATAAGAATTTTATTGATTAATGATAATATATGTTAAAATTAATAAAAAAAATAATTATTTTATTATAATATATTTAAAAAAAATAATAAATTTATTAATTTTAAAACTTTATTTTTATCATGTATGGATATAATTCAATTAAAAATATGAATTATTTAAAATAAGATCTATAAAAAAATTTTTATTATTAATAAAAATCAATTTTTTTATATAATCACTTTAATGACTTTTTGTTTATAAATTTAGGATAAATAATGACTATTAGAGTAGGAATCAACGGTTTTGGAAGAATTGGAAGAATAGTATTCCGTCTTGCGCAAAAAAGACAAGATATTAAAATAATTGCTATTAATGATTTATTAAGTGCAGAATATATAGCTTATATGTTAAAATACGATTCTACACATGGAAATTTTGATGGAAGTATACAGGCAAAATCAGATTCTATTATTGTAAATGGAAAAACTATTCAAGTCACTTCTGAACGTAATCCAGAAAAATTAATTTGGGGTGATTTATCTGTAGATGTTGTTATTGAATCAACAGGTTTTTTTTTAACAAAAGATGAAGCAATAAAACATATTTATGCTGGAGCAAAAAAAGTCGTTATTACAGGACCAACAAAAGATAATACACCGATGTTTGTTAAAGGTGTAAATTTTGATTCATACAAAGGAGAAAAAATTGTTTCAAATGCTTCTTGTACTACGAATTGTTTAGCTCCTCTTGCTAAAATCATAGATAAAGAATTTACTATAATAGAAGGATTAATGACAACTGTGCATGCGACTACTTCTACACAAAAAACAGTGGATGGTGTTTCTTTAAAAGATTGGAGAGGAGGAAGAGGAGCTTTACAAAATATCATACCTTCTTCAACAGGAGCTGCAGCTGCAGTCGGAAAAGTACTTCCTGAGTTATATGGTAAATTAACAGGAATTGCATTTCGTGTTCCAACTGCAAATGTTTCTGTAGTTGATTTAACATGTAAATATAAAATTTCAGCAAACTATGAAGAGATTTGTTCTGTCATTAAAAATGCATCTGAAAATGAAATGAAAGGAATTGTAGGATATATTGATGACCATATTGTTTCTTCTGATCTAAATGGCTCAAAATTAACATCTATTTTTGATGTTCAAGCTGGAGTTTTATTAAATAAAAATTTTGTTAAATTAATTTCTTGGTATGATAATGAAATGGGTTATTCAAGTAAAGTTTTAGATCTTGTAGAACATATTTCTATTTAATTTGATTATGAAACATTAAAATTTTTTATAAAAATATAGGTATATATTTTATTCATATATATACCTAATTAAATTATTTTTTTTTAAAATAAGTTTTTTAAATGTTTTTTAATCCAAGTATGAATTCTTATTTTTGTTAATTCAGGCTGTCTATCTTCATCAATTACTAGACCTAAAAAATTTTTTTTATCAATTAATGCTTTAGAACAATCAAAACAATAATTTTTTGCTGGCCATTTTCCGATTACTTGTGCTCCATTTAAAGAAACTATATCGTATATAAATTTCATTCCATCACAAAAATATTCTCCATAATCTTCTTGATCACCGCATCCAAATATAGCAACTTTTTTATTTTTAAAATTTATTTTTTTTAATTCTGGTAAAAAATCATCCCAATCAGATTGAATTTCTCCATAATACCATGTTGAAACACCTAGAATTAAAATTTCATATTTTAAAATATCTTTTATACAAGATTTAGAGATATCATATAAATCTGATTGATCTTTTCCTATGACTTTATAAATAATTTTAGAAACTTTTTCTGTATTTCCAGTATCAGTTCCGAAAAAAATTCCAATTTTCTTCATGAGTTAAAATTATCCTTATAAATTTAATAATTTTTTATTCTAAAATTTTTAATAGAGATAAAATATAAAAAAATATATTTATCTATATTTTAAATATATTTATAGAGTATGGATATTTTTTTTTTATTTCTTTTAAAAAAAAATTTTAATTTATATATTAATGGAAATCTTATAATGAATAATTTAGTATGGTTTAGAAATGATTTAAGAATTGAGGATAATAAAGCTTTATATTTTTCTTGTAAAAATAAAAAAAAAAATGTAATAGCATTGTTTATTGCAACTCCTGAACAATGGAAAATACATGATATGTCTTATAGACAAGCTTTTTTTATTCATAAAAGATTAATTTATTTAAAAAAAAAATTAAAAAAGATTAATATTTCTTTTTTTTATAAAGAAGTAAAAACTTACATCGATTGTATTGAATATCTTTTAAATTTTTGTAAAAAATATAATATTAATAATGTTTTTTATAATTATCAATATGAGTTAAATGAAACTCATAGAGATAAAAAAATAAAAAAAATATTGTTATTAAATAAAATTTTTTTCAAAGGGTTCCATGATAATGTTTTGATTAATCCAAAATTGATAAAAAATAATGATGGTTTGTCATATAAAATTTTTCGATTTTTTAAAAAAAAATCTTTAAAAATTTTAAAAAATCATAAAATAAAATTATTTAAAACTCCGAAAATAAGAAAAAAAAATATTATGATTAATAATCACATCTTATTCTTTTCCTATAAATATGAAAAATTTCATGAAAAAACTTTTCCTTATAAAGATAATCAGATTAAAAAAAAAATAAAAATTTTTTTTGATAAAAAGATATATACTTACTTGAAAAGTAAAGATTATCCTATTTTCAATAGTACAAGTAAATTTTCTTTGTATTTGTCCTTGGGAATATTTTCTATTAGAAAATTTTTTTATTATATAATAAAAAAAAAAATAAAAAATAAAAAAAATTTATTTATTTTATTAGAAAAAATATTATGGAGAGATTTTTTTAAACATTTGTTCTTCCAATATCCAATTTTATCTCAAAATAAATCTTTTAAATTTTGGGAAAAAAAAATAAAATGGAATAATAGTGAAAAATATTTAAAATCATGGGAACAAGGAAAAACAGGTTATCCTATAGTAGATGCAGGAATGAGAGAACTGAACTTAACTGGATGGATTAATAATCGTATTCGCATGATAACTTCTAATTTTTTAGTAAAAAATTTATTTATTGATTGGAAATTAGGAGCAAAATATTTTATGCTAAAATTGATAGATGCAGATTTTTCTTTAAATACAGGAAATTGGCAATGGATATCATCAATTGGAACAGATTCAGTTCCTTATATTAGAACATTTAATCCATATATTCAATCTAAAAAATTTGATTTAAACGGAGATTATATTAAAAAATATATTCCTGAACTAATAAAAGTTCCTATAAAACACATACATAATCCGCAATTTTGGTTAAAAAAAAATGATCCACATTCTAAATATCCTCAACCAATTGTAGAATATAAACTTGTAAAAAAAATTTTTATAAAAAAAATTAAAAAAATAATTCAGAATAAAAAATATGAATAATCAATTTTTAGAAAACCTTATTAATACAAAATTAAATTCTTCATTTTTTAATGATTGTACTTACAATGGATTACAAATAGAAGGTTGTCAAGAAATTAATAAGATAATTACAGGAGTTACCGCTTGTCAAATTTTATTACAGAAAGCAATTTTTTATAATGCTCAAGCGATTATTGTACATCATGGATATTTTTGGAAAAATGAACCTAAATATATCAAAGGATATATTAAAGAAAGATTAAAAACAATTTTACTAAATAATATTAATTTATATAGTTGGCATTTACCTTTAGATGCACATAAAAAATTAGGAAATAATGCGTATATTGCGCAAGTCTTAAACATAATTCAAAAAGGATATATCAATCCTTATTTATGGTGGGGAATGTTAAAAAAACCTATTTCAGGAAAAAAATTATTTAAAAAAATAAGTAAAATTTTTTCGAAAAAACCAATATATATTTCCGGAGAAAATAATAAGAAAATTTTAAATATCGCTTGGTGTAGCGGAAAGGGGCAAAAATTTATTCATGAAGTGATTCAAAGAAATATTGATTGTTTTATTACTGGAGAAATTTCTGAAGAAATAACTCATTATGTACGTGAATCAAATATGCATTTTTTTGCAGTAGGTCACCATGCTACAGAGATCGGAGGAGTGCAACTTTTAGGTGAATGGTTAAAATCTGTTGATAAAAAATTAGATATAAAATTTATTAATGTCGATAATCCAGCTTAATTTTTTTAAAAAAAATAAAATTATTTTTTTTTAAATAATTTTTAAAACTATTTTTCACAGTTTATAAATTAATATATTATGAGAAAATATGAACAAAAATAAAGACAATAAAATGTTTAACGAATCATGGATAAATTTTATTAATTATCATTATATTCAAAATATGTATAAAAATTTTTTAAAAGATAAAAATTCTGTTAATAAATTTTGGAAAAATAAATTTATTTTACTTAAAAATAGTTCTTATCAAAAAAAAAATATTAATAATCAATATTTAGATACACAATTAAATCAAGAGATAAAAAAAAAATATTTAAATAAAAAAAAAATTTTAAAAATATTAAATTTTTTTCGATTAAATGGATTTCGTTATGCTAATATTAATCCTTTAAAAAAAAATATAAAAAAAAAAATATTTGATTTAGATAAAAAAATTTTTAAATTTAAAGAAAAATATCTAAAGAAAAAAATTAAATGGCGAATAGATAATAAAAAAAAAAAATTTTTAAATTTAAATTTTTTTTTAAAATGGTTAAAAAAAAAATATTGTCATACTATTGGATTTGAATTTTCGCATATTTATAAAAAAAAAGAAAAAGAGTGGATTCAAAAATATATTGAAAATCAATGGACGAAAAAAAAAATTAGTGATGAAAAAAAAATAGAAATATTAAATGCAATCATTTCAGCTCAAACATTTGAAAAATATATAAATTCTAAATATCCAAGTTATAAAAGATTTTCTTTAGAAGGAAATGATTCTTTAATACCTATGTTATATGAAATTATTTCACAATCTCTTCAAAAAAAATTTTGTTATTTTTATATTGGAATGGCTCATCGAGGAAGATTAAATGTTTTAATAAATGTTTTAGGAAAACCATCTAATTTACTTTTTCAAGAATTTTCAGATAAAGACATGCGTAATTTAAATACTGGAGACGTAAAATATCATTTTGGATTTTATTCAGATATTTATATAAAAAATTTTAAAAAAGGAGATATCAATTTAGAATACAATCCCTCTCATTTAGAAATAATTAATCCTGTTATTATGGGTATTTCTAGATATAAATATGATTCTTTACAATCTAAAAATTTTCATCACATAATACCAATTATGATACATGGTGATGCAGCTTTTACTGGACAAGGAATAATACAAGAAATTTTAAATATGTCACAAACTCCAGGATACGGTATTGGAGGTTCAATTCATATTATTATAAATAATCAAATTGGTTTTACTACATCAAATATTAAACATATTCGATCTAGTAAATATTCCACTGATTTAGCTAAATCAATTAATGCATTAATATTACATGTAAACGCTGATGATCCAGAAGCTGCTTTTTTTGCAGCTAAAATGAGTGTAGATTATAGAAATAAATTTCAAAAAGATATTTTTATTGATTTAATAGGATATCGAAGAAATGGACATAATGAAGTTGATGATCCATTTGTAACACAACCTTTAATGTATAAAAAAATTAAATCTCATCCAACTGTTCAGGACATATATTCTAAAAAATTAATAGATCAAAAATTAATTAATAAAAGAACTATTCAAAAAAAAATTATACTTTATCAAGATCGATTAAATCAAGGGAAAAAAATTTTACCAAATTATTCTTATTTAAATTTTAAAAAAAAAAATATAGATAATCATCTTAAAATCAAAAAATTTATCAAAATATCTCAAAAATTTACTGAAAAAAAAATAAAAAAAATTTTTAAAAAAATTAATTTTTTACCAAAAAAAATAAATTTACATCCTTTAGTCAAAAAAATCTACTCGAATAGATTAGATGTAATTAATAAGAATCAAAAATTTGATTGGGGAACGGCTGAAAATTTCGCATATGCTTGTTTATTAAATCAAGGAATTTCTTGTAGAATATCTGGAGAAGATATTTCTCGAGGAACTTTTTTTCATCGTCATGCAATTATTTATGATCAAATCACTGGCGAAAAATATATTCCTTTAAAAAAAAGTATAAAGAATTCGAAACTTTTTTTAATAGATTCAGTTTTATCAGAAGAATCTGTTCTTGCTTTTGAATATGGATATAGTTTACGTAATAGTAACACTTTAACAATTTGGGAAGCTCAATTTGGAGATTTTGCTAATGTCTCTCAAGTAGTGATTGATCAATTTATTAGTTCCAGTATGGAAAAATGGAATCAAAGTTCTAGAGTTATTTTATTATTACCTCATGGTTACGAAGGTCAAGGACCAGAGCATTCATCAGCTAGAATTGAAAGATATTTGCAATTATGTGCAAATAAAAATATGAATGTTTGTATTCCAACTACTGCATCACAAATTTTTCATTTGTTATATCAGCATATTTTTCACCAAAAATCTTTTCCATTAATAATTTTTTCTCCTAAATCTTTATTAAGAAATCCCATGTCACAATCATCTTTTTCAGAAATTTATGAAGGAAAGTTTCAAAAAATAATATGTGAAATAGATTTTTCTATTAAACAAGATTTTAAAAAAATTATTTTTTGTACAGGTAAGATATATTATGAGTTATTAGAAGCTCGAAGAAAAAAAAATATTTATCAAATTATGTTAATACGTATAGAGCAATTATATCCTTTTCCAAAAAAGAAAATATTAAAAATAATTAATAAATATTCTATGATAAAAAATATTTTTTGGTGTCAAGAAGAGCCAAAAAATCAAGGTGCATGGAATTATATTAAAAATACTTTTGAAAAACTTACTTATAATAAAATAAATATTCAATATATTGGACGAAAAAACTCATCTTCTCCAGCTACTGGAAATTTTTATATTCATAAAAAAGAACAAGAAAAAATTATCCATTCCGCTTTAAATATATAAATTTAAAAGAGATTACAATGAATAAAAAAAAAATAAGAATTCCTGAATTACCTGAATCTGTTTATCATGCAACAATTATTAAATGGCATAAAAATATTGGAGATTATATTAATAAAAATGATTTACTTATTGATTTAGAAACAGATAAAATTATGATTGAAGTTCCATCCTTAACAAATGGTATTTTAAATAAAATTTTAAAAAATGCAGGTGATCTAGTAAAATCTAATGATATTATAGGATATATAAAAAAAGAAAATACAGAGAAATTTGTTCAAAAAAATAAAGAAAAAAAATATTTTTCTCCTTCTTTAAGAAGAAAAAAAAATATTTCTCTATATCAAACTAAAAATCTCAAAACAGAAGTTTCAAAAAAAATTGATAATTCTCAACAAAAAACTAAAAAAAAAAAGACTATTAAATTTTCTGATAACAAACTAAAAAATTCAAAAAATTTAAAGATTAAAAAAATCATAAATATGTCTTCTTTGAGAAAAAAAATTTCTGAAAGATTAGTAAAATCAAAAAATGAAACTGCTATGTTAACTACTTTTAACGAAGTTAATATGCAATCTATTATTAAAATTAGAAAAAAATTTGGTCATGATTTTGAAAAAAAATATCAAGTAAAACTAGGATTTATGTCATTTTTTGTAAAATCAGTAATTTATGCAATAAAAAAATATCCGATTATTAATTCTTCAATTATAAAAGATAAAATTTTTTTTTATAAAAATATAAATATTAATATTGCTATTTCTACAGATAGAGGATTAGTTGCTCCTGTTCTGTTTAATGCAAATAAAATGGATATGTTTGAAATTGAAAAAAAAATAAAATTTTATATTTTACAATCTCACGAAAATAAATTAACTATAGATGATTTAGAAAATGGAACATTTACAATTACAAATGGTGGTGTATTTGGATCGTTAATGTCTACGCCTATAATAAATCCACCTCAATCAGCAATATTAGGAATTCATGCAATAAATAATAGACCTATAGTTAAAAAAGATAAAATAATATCAGCTCCTATGATGTATATTTCTTTATCTTATGACCATAGATTGATTGATGGAAAAGATTCTGTTGGATTTTTAAAATGTATTAAATTTACTTTAGAAAATTTTATAAATGTTATTTTAAAAGTTTAATTTTTTCTTAAATTCTTTAATAGAAATTCATTTTTAAATATAGTAAAATAAAAATAATTTGTTTATATATTTTTATGAATATCTTAATTCTGTTTGTCTAATATAATTCTTTACAAGAAAGACAAAAGAATTATATTAGTAAACAAAATATTTTAAATAAATTATAAGATAAAAATATTTCTTTATATCATATCAAAAAAAAATATATTTAATTTTTTTCTATATATCTAATTTTTATAGAAGGAGTTTGTATGACATTTAAAATAGTTTTCTTAAGACATGGAGAAAGTGAATGGAATAAATATAATAAATTTACAGGATGGTATGATGTAAATTTAAATGATAAAGGAAAAAAAGAGGCAAAAAAAGCAGGATTATTATTAAAAAAAAAAAATATAACATTTGATTTAGCATATACTTCTGTTTTAAAGAGAGCTATTTTTACTTTATGGAGTGTGTTAAAAAAAGTTAATCAGCCATGGCTAAAAATTTATAAAACATGGAGATTAAATGAAAGACATTATGGTTGTTTACAGGGATTAAATAAAGATAGTGTGATTCAAATATATGGTAAAAAAAATATTTTTAATTGGAGAAGAAGTTTTTCTGTTGTTCCTCCTTATATAAGTAAATTTAACGATTATTGGTCAGGATATGATTCTCGTTATTCCCATATGAATAAAAATGATATTCCTTTAGGAGAAAGTTTAAAATTAACTTTAAAAAGAATTCTTCCGTATTGGGAAAAAAATATTATTCCAAAGATAAAAAAAAATAAAAAAATTCTTATTGTTGCGCATGGAAATACTTTACGATCATTAATAAAATATTTATCCAAAATTCCAGAAAAAGATGTTCCAGATTTAAATATACCAACAGGTCAACCTATTATATATGAGTTTAATAAAAATTGTGAACCTATAAAATATTATTTTTTAAAAAAATAATATATTTTAAATCATTTTAATACAACAAAAATATTTATATATTAAGTAAAATATGAAATTAAAAAAAAATTATATAATAAAAAAAATAGCAGTACTGACTAGTGGAGGCGATGCTCCAGGAATGAATGCTGCTATTAGAAGTATAGTGCGTACGTCTTATAACAATAAAATTCAAGTGATAGGAATTTTAAATGGTTATCGTGGATTATGCAAAAATAAAATGATTAACTTAAATAATAATAAAGTATCTAATATTATTAATCGAGGTGGAACATTTTTAGGAACAGCTCGTTATATGAATTTTTTTGAAAAAAAAATAAGAAAAATTGCAATAAAAAATATGCAAGATAAAGGAATTGACGCATTAATTGTTATTGGAGGAAATGGAACATATGCAGGAGCAAACGCATTACACAAAATGAATTTTCCATGTATTGGTATTCCAGGAACGATAGATAATGATGTTTTTGGAACAGATTATACTATTGGATATAGTACTGCTTTAGAAACTATTGTAAAATCAATAGACCAACTAAGAGATACATCTTTTTCGCATCAGAGAATTTCAATTGTAGAAATTATGGGAAGAAAATGCGGAGATTTAACTCTATCAGCTGCTATTGCTGGAGGTTGTGAATTTATTGTTATACCTGAAATTAAATATGATGAAAAAAAATTAATACAAAATATTAAAAAAAGTATAAAAAAAGGTAAAAAGCATGCAGTAGTGGCTATTACTGAGCACATTTGTAATGTT
Above is a window of Buchnera aphidicola (Sipha maydis) DNA encoding:
- the sucB gene encoding dihydrolipoyllysine-residue succinyltransferase, producing MNKKKIRIPELPESVYHATIIKWHKNIGDYINKNDLLIDLETDKIMIEVPSLTNGILNKILKNAGDLVKSNDIIGYIKKENTEKFVQKNKEKKYFSPSLRRKKNISLYQTKNLKTEVSKKIDNSQQKTKKKKTIKFSDNKLKNSKNLKIKKIINMSSLRKKISERLVKSKNETAMLTTFNEVNMQSIIKIRKKFGHDFEKKYQVKLGFMSFFVKSVIYAIKKYPIINSSIIKDKIFFYKNININIAISTDRGLVAPVLFNANKMDMFEIEKKIKFYILQSHENKLTIDDLENGTFTITNGGVFGSLMSTPIINPPQSAILGIHAINNRPIVKKDKIISAPMMYISLSYDHRLIDGKDSVGFLKCIKFTLENFINVILKV
- a CDS encoding Nif3-like dinuclear metal center hexameric protein; translation: MNNQFLENLINTKLNSSFFNDCTYNGLQIEGCQEINKIITGVTACQILLQKAIFYNAQAIIVHHGYFWKNEPKYIKGYIKERLKTILLNNINLYSWHLPLDAHKKLGNNAYIAQVLNIIQKGYINPYLWWGMLKKPISGKKLFKKISKIFSKKPIYISGENNKKILNIAWCSGKGQKFIHEVIQRNIDCFITGEISEEITHYVRESNMHFFAVGHHATEIGGVQLLGEWLKSVDKKLDIKFINVDNPA
- the gpmA gene encoding 2,3-diphosphoglycerate-dependent phosphoglycerate mutase, which codes for MTFKIVFLRHGESEWNKYNKFTGWYDVNLNDKGKKEAKKAGLLLKKKNITFDLAYTSVLKRAIFTLWSVLKKVNQPWLKIYKTWRLNERHYGCLQGLNKDSVIQIYGKKNIFNWRRSFSVVPPYISKFNDYWSGYDSRYSHMNKNDIPLGESLKLTLKRILPYWEKNIIPKIKKNKKILIVAHGNTLRSLIKYLSKIPEKDVPDLNIPTGQPIIYEFNKNCEPIKYYFLKK
- the pfkA gene encoding 6-phosphofructokinase, which gives rise to MIKKIAVLTSGGDAPGMNAAIRSIVRTSYNNKIQVIGILNGYRGLCKNKMINLNNNKVSNIINRGGTFLGTARYMNFFEKKIRKIAIKNMQDKGIDALIVIGGNGTYAGANALHKMNFPCIGIPGTIDNDVFGTDYTIGYSTALETIVKSIDQLRDTSFSHQRISIVEIMGRKCGDLTLSAAIAGGCEFIVIPEIKYDEKKLIQNIKKSIKKGKKHAVVAITEHICNVKKLAKKIEFYTKKETRATILGHIQRGGSPVAFDRILASKMGFFSIELLLKKKFGKCIGIKNDKIIYHDIEKALNFMKKKINKKLIIISKNLY
- a CDS encoding 2-oxoglutarate dehydrogenase E1 component, with the translated sequence MNKNKDNKMFNESWINFINYHYIQNMYKNFLKDKNSVNKFWKNKFILLKNSSYQKKNINNQYLDTQLNQEIKKKYLNKKKILKILNFFRLNGFRYANINPLKKNIKKKIFDLDKKIFKFKEKYLKKKIKWRIDNKKKKFLNLNFFLKWLKKKYCHTIGFEFSHIYKKKEKEWIQKYIENQWTKKKISDEKKIEILNAIISAQTFEKYINSKYPSYKRFSLEGNDSLIPMLYEIISQSLQKKFCYFYIGMAHRGRLNVLINVLGKPSNLLFQEFSDKDMRNLNTGDVKYHFGFYSDIYIKNFKKGDINLEYNPSHLEIINPVIMGISRYKYDSLQSKNFHHIIPIMIHGDAAFTGQGIIQEILNMSQTPGYGIGGSIHIIINNQIGFTTSNIKHIRSSKYSTDLAKSINALILHVNADDPEAAFFAAKMSVDYRNKFQKDIFIDLIGYRRNGHNEVDDPFVTQPLMYKKIKSHPTVQDIYSKKLIDQKLINKRTIQKKIILYQDRLNQGKKILPNYSYLNFKKKNIDNHLKIKKFIKISQKFTEKKIKKIFKKINFLPKKINLHPLVKKIYSNRLDVINKNQKFDWGTAENFAYACLLNQGISCRISGEDISRGTFFHRHAIIYDQITGEKYIPLKKSIKNSKLFLIDSVLSEESVLAFEYGYSLRNSNTLTIWEAQFGDFANVSQVVIDQFISSSMEKWNQSSRVILLLPHGYEGQGPEHSSARIERYLQLCANKNMNVCIPTTASQIFHLLYQHIFHQKSFPLIIFSPKSLLRNPMSQSSFSEIYEGKFQKIICEIDFSIKQDFKKIIFCTGKIYYELLEARRKKNIYQIMLIRIEQLYPFPKKKILKIINKYSMIKNIFWCQEEPKNQGAWNYIKNTFEKLTYNKINIQYIGRKNSSSPATGNFYIHKKEQEKIIHSALNI